AAGAGGATTCCGATCGATTTTTACAGCTATTTGAAGAATTAATTCCAGATCATGATGATAATCATCAAGTGTTTGGGGAACCTTTTTCTGTACAAAATGATGTCTTTCAAGAAGCTGGAGAGTATATTGGGATAAACCGGCATGATATGGTCCTTTTATTCCAAGTAGATTCAGATTATAACAATTGTAATATGATGTGGGGAGATTTAAGAATGCTTTATTTCTGATTGGAAATGAAGACTTAAAACATCGTCGTTTTGAAAATGCGTGTTGCATATTACAAACATGTTAGTTAAAAGAAGCAGTAGTTTACTTTGTTATGCTATTGTTTTTTTTATTTTCATGAAATATTGAGGAAACTCTCTTTAATAATATTAAAATGGCAATTAATAAATATGCATAATCTCATATTTTATTTTTCACAAACTATTGTATACTCTATAAATATATGAAAGCTTTGTTGTATATTTTTACATAAGGAGGATTAACAAGAATGAAAAAGACAAACAAATATATAACAGCTGCTGCACTTTGCTCAACAATTATGATTGGTGGTTTACAAGTCCCTTCGATATCTTATGCAGCATCAAATCAATCAATTGTGGCTCCATCAACAGAGGCCAAGTTGTTGGAAGATTTTAAACGAGAGTTAAAACAGAAGATTAATAATCGAGAAGAAAATATTACATTAAAATATAATACGAAAGAAAGCGATGCTCGATCTGTAATGAATATGCTTTATCAAGAATATAATAAAATAGTAGATGCAGATGAGTATATAAAATACAATATTGCAAGTACAAGATATTCTATACGTGGATTACCAGGAAATTATACGTTTACATTACATATCTCTTATCGTGAGTCAAAGGAACAAACACAATATGTAAAGGCGCAAGCAAAAGCAATTGTTAACACAATTATTAAGGCTGGCATGGATGAACATGAAAAGGTGAAAGCGATTCATGATTATGTGGTGAAACATGTTTCTTATGATACTTCTTATCAAGCATATACAGCATATGAAGCTTTAGCAAATCGTTCTGCTGTTTGCCAAGGATACACACTATTAACATATCAATTGATGCAGCAAGCAGGGATTCAAACACGTTTTGTCACTGGTAAAGGAAACGGACAAGCTCATGCCTGGAATTTAGTAAAGATTGAGGGGAAATGGTATCATTTAGATACTACGTTTGATGATCCAGTTCCTGATAAAGCAGGGCGTGTAACATACTCATATTACAATATGACAGATGAGCAAATGAGCAAAGATCATGAATGGGACCGTAGCAAGTATCCAGAAGCAACTACAAATTACTATGATGAATTAATAAATAAAATAAAAGCAGGTAGTGCAAAAACGGCTGTATATAACCAAATGCTAAAAGATACGAATTTAGTGTATTTATCTACACAATACGGCGCTAATAATTATAATGAATTAAAGCAAAAATTACAGAAAGAATTTGCAGCGAAGCCTCAAAAAGTAGAACTACGTTATAAACAATCAATGGATGGAACAATGCAAGATATTAACCGAGCATTAAATGAAATTTCCTGGCCGAAAGGTGCAAAGCACGTTTCTTATCAAGTTGCGCCATATAGTGCGATGGCAGGATATTCATTAGCGACAATTACATTTACATATTAATGAAAGAAGAGCACCTAAAAAGGTGTTCTTTTTATTCCGTTATTAAGGGGGAGTAAGTCTACCATCTCAAGATTCGGAGAAAAGTAAGGGAGATAGGCGGGAACCTCACAGCCCGTAACAGCGCCACTGATTAAAGTTTCACTTATGTGTGTTGTAAAATGATTCGAAAAGTGAGTGAAGAAGAACGTATGATCAATACATTTACAGTTCTTTCTATTATTGCATCAACAACATAATCTTTTAGAAAAGAAAATAGGAGCATTTCGATAAAAAACGAAGCTACATCATAGTAGCTTCGTTTTTTAGGATACTTATTTCCACCAATCATCAAACATAGATGCAGGTACTTGTCTTTTATGTTCGCTTGCAAGATAACGCTTTTCAATTTTTTTTGCTACATCTTGAGGAACTGCTTTTCCCTCTAAGTAATCATCCAGTTGATCATACGTAATTCCTAATTCTGTTTCATCAGCTTGACCTGGTTTTTCATCTAATAAGTCTGCTGTTGGCATTTTTAAGTAAAGTCGTTTGTCAGAACCTAATTCTTGTAATAAAGCACGACCTTGACGTTTTGTTAAGCCTGTTAGTGGTAAAAGATCCGCTCCTCCGTCACCATATTTTGTAAAGAAGCCAGTAACAGCCTCGGCTGCATGATCTGTTCCAATGACAAGTAAACCTTGTTGACCACCAATTGCATATTGTGTCACCATACGGACGCGAGCTTTTACATTGCCTTTATTAAAGTCTGTTAGTGATTCGCCTAATAAGTCTTTATATTGATTTGAAAATGCATCAACAGCTGGAGCGATATCAAAAGAAACAGAGTGATCTGGTTTAATAAATTGAAGAGCAAGTTGTGCATCATCTTCATCTTTTTGGACTTTATACGGAAGGCGTACAGCGATAAACTTTGCACTGCCTCCTTCGTTACGAATTTCTTCTACTGCAAGCTGTGCTAAGCGACCTGCTAATGTTGAATCTTGACCACCACTAATACCAAGTACGAACCCTTTTGCACCTGTTTTTCTCAAATAATCTTTTAAGAAATCAATTCGTTTTCGAATTTCTGTTTTTGGATCAATTACAGATTGAACATGTAATGTTTTCATAATTTGCTCTTGTAAAGTCATGATATATCCTCCTATGAGCGATAAATTGTTATGTATACATTCAATTCATATGTCTCCACTCTTATTATTTCGTAAAACGGTCGAATATACAATAGGACAATGTATGAATAGGAATGTAGCTATTATAAATAAACTCTTTGATTTAATCAATTTTTCTGTAACCTTTCAAGAATGTAATGTTTTTGTCATTTGAATCGATGGAATCCAATTCTTTGCTTTATGTATGATAGCAGTATAGTAATCGAAAGGGCGGAGAAATAAGATGAGCATTAGGGAATTAGCATTTCGAAATGTAACGCGTAATAGAAGGATCTACTCGGCTTATTTTTTAAGTAGTGCATTTGCTATTATGGCTTTTTTTGTTTATTCATTTTTTGCATTTCACCCTGTACTAAGCGCTAGCCAATTAGGACAATATGTATTTTTCAGTATGTCATTTGCACAATTTATTATTTATGTTTTTACATTTTTCTTTATCTTGTATTCTATGGGCATGTTTTTGAAAACGAGAAAACGGGAATTAGGGATATTGATGATGCTCGGCATGACGAAGTTTGAATTAAGACGACTTATCTTTTTTGAAAATGTTATGCTTGGGATTGCAGCGATTATTACCGGTATTCTTTGCGGAATGTTATTTTCAGGTTTGCTTATTTTCGTAGCACCGCTATTACTTCAGTTAGACTTGTCCTTGTCATATTATGTACCAATAAAGGCTATTGGTGTAACAAGTTTGATGTTTTTCATTTTATTTATTATTATTTCATTTTTTAGTGCTGGGTTGATTCGTAAAAATCAAATTATGAAGTTATTTAGAGGTTCGGTAAAAGCGAAACCCGAACCGAAAATATCTATAATTGCTTCATTTTTAGCCGTATTGTTACTTAGTGTAGGATATATAGGGGCGTTATCTTCACATGGAGCTATGGTTTTTATTATGTTAGTTCCTGTTACGACGGTTGTTACAATTGGTACTTATTTCATGTATAAGCAGTTGAGCGTATTCATGATCCGAAGATGTAAGAAGAACAAACGTTTATACTGGAGGCGAACAAACATCATAACGCTTTCAGATTTAGCATATCGGATGAGAGATAATGCCCGCATGTTTTTTATTGTTACAATTATTTCAACTGTAGCTTTCTCAGCGATTGGTACTTTAGTTGGTTTTACTTCTATGACTAGAGAAATGATGGAGAAACCAATTGCCTTTCAATATCATTCTGGAACAGGAAACGAAAATGAAACAGAGCATATACAATTGATTGAGAAAACATTAAAAAAATATAATATACCTACTAGCAAAATCATGATAGCATCGAAACGAAGTGAAGATCAATCGATGCGCAGAGCGTCCTTTATAAAAAAATCTGATTATAAGGTGTATGCGAAACTGACAGGTGAACAGGAAGTTGCTTTCAAGCAAAATACAGCACTTTTCTTATCAAATGAAATGCCAGGACCACCAAAAAAAGAAAGAAAAACGATACAATTATCGAATGAAGAACAAGTATTGACAGTAAAAAAAGTGAAGACATCTACTCTTAGTAAAGTACTTCTTCGTGATGTCTATGTCATTTCAGATGCGCAATATAATGCATTACAAAGTGGATTTAAAGAAATGAAAGATTATATGTATGAAACAAAAGAAACGAAAAATGAATTTGAAGCGGGCAAAGAAATAATGGAGCATATAAAGCAGTACCAAGAGCATTCACAGTTTTATGCCGCAGCGTATCAGAGCAAGCAAGCATTACAATTTGCAGGTCCAATTTTGTTTGTCGGATTTTTTATTGGAATTGTATTCTTTGTTTGTGCAGGTAGTTTTCTATATTTTCGACTATTCTCTGACCTAGATGATGATTATCGTTTATTTGAATCCATTCGGAAAATAGGGTTAACGAGTAGAGAGTTATCTCAAGTCGTCACAATTCGATTGGCTTTATTATTCTTTGTTCCAATTGGTGTAGCAGCGTTACATGGCGGTGTTGCATTAACGGCTTTAGGGCAAATGTTTGACTATTCTTTGCTAAAAGAAAATGCGATCGTCTTAAGTATATTTGTAGGAATTCAAATGATATATTTTGTGATGATACGCTTTCGTTATATAAAGCAATTGAAAGAAAGATTAAGAATGAGGTAATAGCTTTCGTTTTTATTGAATATTCAATCTAGAAGTTCGATAAGGAAGCGATGAAAACTTCACTGTTCAAAATTTGCTCAGTAAAAACTCTTAACAGATGATGTTAGGAGTTTTTTATGTAAGGATTGATACCAATTTCATTATTTTGGTGAAAGATCCAGGATGCTTCAAAGTATGACTGGATACTTTTTTTGTTTTAAAAATCATTTATCTTTATATACAAATAGTATTTGTCATATTTGTGAACAATCTTGTTTTATATATATATTTGTCTTACACTTTATTTGTTTGTAAGAAAGTAATATGTATATTTAATAAAGTTGTTAATTTACTTTATTAAATATAGGGTAAGGAGGGGTTGTATGTGGAAATGGTTACAGCGTATAACAGACTTTGCAAGTAGTAAAAAAGGTGCCAAAGTAATTGTTATATCGTGGATTGTAGCTATGCTTGTCTTAACAGGAATTTCAAAACCAGCAAAGAAATATGCAAACAATGTGAGTGGTGATGGGATTCCTGAAAGTGCAGCATCTATACAAGCTGAAAAACAAGTAGAAAAATATTTTCCAAATGATAAAGGATTACCAGCTATTATTATTTTTCATCAAAAAGAAGAAATGAAAGAAGAACAGTTACATAGTATTCAAGAGGTGACAAAGCAATTACAGGCTAAAAAAATCGAACATGTTGAAAAAATAATTCCGGTTAGTGAAATGCCAGTTCAAATGTTGAACGGCTTTGTATCTGAGGATAAAACAAGTTTTATTCTTCCGGTAACGATGACAAGTAATTTAGAAGTAGAAGAGATTCATAATACAGTAAAAGAAATGAAAAATGTATTAAAGCAGGAACTTCCTACTAATATGGAAGCTAAAATAACAGGACCTGCGGGGATTGCTGCGGATACATTAGAAATTTTTAAAAATGCTGATCTTGTCCTGCTGTTCTCAACAATTGGATTAATTTTTATCTTATTAATTGTAATTTACCGTTCTCCTCTTTTAGCGATTATTCCGCTGATTGCAGCAATTATTGTATACCAAATGATTGACCGAAGTCTCGGTTTATTTGGTAAATGGGGACTTGAAATTAAATCGCAATCATTGTCTATTATGTCAATCTTATTATTTGCAGCATTAACAGATTATGCTCTATTTATTTTTGCACGTTATAAGGAAGAATTGCAAAAACGAGAAGATAAATATGAAAGTATGAAACAGGCGATGCGAAAAGTAGGGGAACCAATCTTCTTTAGTGGAAGTACCGTGCTTGCTTCCATGTTCATGCTCTTTTTTGCAGTATATAACGGTTACCGTAACTTTGCACCACTATTTTCTGTTGCGCTTGTTGTCATTATTTTAGGGGGAATTACATTGCTTCCTGCCTTATTTGCACTATTTGGTAGAAAAGCGTTTTGGCCTTTTATACCAAAGGTTGGACAGCGGCAAGAAAAACATGTCATTTGGAGAAAAGTGAGCCATATTGTAGTAAGAAAGCCGTATATAGTTGGAGGAGCAGTTGCTATTTTTCTAGTCATATGTTCACTGAATCTATTTCAAATTCAGTACTCTTTTAACTTATTAAAGTCTTTTCCGGAAAATTTACAATCAAGACAAGGATATGAGTTAATTGAACAGAAATATTCTCCTGGTCAGTTAGCTCCTATTACGGTTGTAATGGCGAAGGAAGAAAAGGTAACCGATGAGGAAATTGTACAGTTTGTAGGAAAATTAGCGGTACAAAAAGGGATAGAAAGGGTGAATCCTTCTCTTGAGGCGATTCAAAAGAATACCAATCAATTGCGGTCTAAAGATGGAAAAGCAGCGAAAGTGCAACTGATTTTAAAAGATCAACCGTATTCACTACAGGCTATGGATACCATTCAATTTCTGCAACAGAAGGAAAATGAATTTGTGAAGAATGGGCATGTTTACTTTTCTGGTGAAACGGCGAAGCAAGCTGATTTGTACCAGATTAATAATCACGATACAACATGCATTGTTGTACTCATATCTATATTGATATTGATTTTGTTAGGTATACAAACAAAATCATGGATTGCGCCAATCTATATGATTGGAACGATTCTACTCTCATATTGTGCGGCATTAGGCCTTAGTATGTTTCTGTTTGAACATATATTTGGATACAAGGACATGAGTTATCGCATTCCACTATATACGTTTGTATTCCTTGTGGCACTTGGAGTGGATTATAATATTATGCTCGTTTCTCGTATTAAAGAAGAAACTGCGAAACATCCTCTGCAGGTTGCAATTGAGAATGGATTAACTGCAACAGGCGGTGTTATTTCTTCTGCTGGTATCATATTAGCAGCAACGTTTGCGGTATTAACGACCCAGCCATTATTAGAACTATTTATGTTTGGATTTGTTGTGGCACTTGGAGTTATTGTTGATACATTTCTTGTGCGGACACTACTTGTTCCGGCAATTATGCTTATCTTAAAGAAATGGAGCTTATGGCCGCAAAAGATAAAGTAGTAGTTATTTTGTAATTGAGAAATATTTTGAAGCAGGAATTTTGAAATAGAAACAAGAATTTTCATCTATAAGTGTACGCATATTTGCTAGGGACATCATACTCTTTTAGGAGGGATTCAGATGAGCAGTAGTACAGCGAATAAGCAAAAAGGAATTCGATTAATTCCGTTTACAGTAAACAGGGTGGTGGAACAAGCAAACGAAATTCCACCAGGTGTACAACTGATTCACGCTCCTGAGATTTGGGAAAAGAGTGAAAAGGGAAACGATATTGTTGTAGCAGTATTAGATACAGGCTGTGATGTCAACCATGTAGACTTAAAGGATAGAATTATTGGCGGAAGAAACTTTACAGAGGATTATGGAAATGATCCAAATAATTATCTTGATAATAATGGGCATGGTACGCATGTTGCTGGAACAATCGCAGCAACAGAAAATGATATTGGAGTTTTAGGCGTTGCACCACTGGCTAAATTATTAGTATTAAAAGTATTGGCAGGGGACGGATCAGGAAACTATCAACATATTATCGATGCGATTGACTATGCTATAAGCTGGAGAGGACCAAATCAAGAACGAGTAAGAATTATTTCCATGTCACTTGGTGGACCAGAAGATGTACCAGAATTACATGAAGTGATTCAAAAGGCTGTCAAGCAAGACGTGCTAGTTGTATGTGCCGCTGGAAATAGTGGTGATTGCAATGACAGAACAGAAGAATTGGATTTTCCAGGTGCTTATTCAGAAGTAATTGAAGTAGGAGCAGTGAATTTAGAAAGAAAGTTAGCTTGCTTCAGTAATTCGAATCAAGAAATTGACTTAGTAGCACCAGGTGAAGACATTCTTTCTACGTATCCAGGAGGAAAGTATGCTGTATTGAGCGGGACATCTATGGCGACCCCACATATTTCCGGAGCATTAGCACTTCTAATTAAGCAATGTGAAAGAGAATATGGAAGAAGGCTGTCAGAACCGGAAATTTATGCACAGCTTATTAAACGCACAGTTCCATTGGGATATGAGCGAACATCCGAAGGGAATGGATTGATAGATTTAGTAAAAGAAGAGAATGAAAAACAAAAAGTTACATTATAATAAACAATAATTATATTATGTAAACAAAATAAAAAGCGCTGTTTTAACAAAATGTTAAAACAGCGCTTTTCGCTTTGTTTGAATAGTTGCAGCATTTTCATCAGGAATTCCTGCGTCTTCAATAATTCGTTTTTTTGCTTTATTTAATAGGTGATTTACTACTTCGCCAAAATGATTAGCTTCGCGTTTTGTACGAGCTTCTCGTAAACATTTATAGTTTTCTATTAGTTCCTCTTTTTCGGAGTCTGTTAAGAAATCCTCTATTTTCTTTTTTGGCATAAGAAACACCCTTTCTTCTGACAGACAGTTCAGTTTATAAATATTATAACAGTAATTTTTAGCGGAAGTATAGATTATCGTCGTAATAATTTGTCAATTTCTTGAATTTTCTCGTCAGCTTTACTAATTTGCATATTCTTTGCCTGTTCCCCACCTAGTGCTTGATGAAGCAAAAAGGTTTGTCCTGAAATAGCAGTGACAATGGCTACTTTAATAATTTCTTTTATTGTAGTTGCATCAAATAATACAAGTCCAAGAAGCGCAGCAAGACTGCCGGCTAATATATCAGTGAAAAATCCAAGATGAAAAAAGGTTTTTAAACGGCGTGGAAGCAATAACTTACCTTGGTTATTGATTAGATGGGAAACGAAGCCAGTTATGCCACCAATGAGAACAGCAATTAGCCATTGATACATTTCCATCAAATCCACTCCTTTTAGTGAATAAGATTCGTTTTTTATATGCGGATACCTTTTTCAATTTTATATAAGTATATTGAGAAAATTTGTTTTGATTATACATTTGTTTAGTTGTAATGAACAATTTATTATACGAATTCATTTTTCATTACAACTATTTTTAATTTGTATCAGAAAATGACGTGAATTGAAGCGGCTTTTTAAAAAGACATACATATAATAAAGATAATGAAAGCTACATAAAAAACAAAGGAAATCCTTTTGGTTTTTTTGATTGTAAAATTTATAATAATAATTATCCTTATATATGGACAAAAAGAAATTATTTGTTTAAACTTTACAAAGTGTTTGCATGTGTCATAAGGATAGTGATCAGATGATTTGTTTTTTTGTTTTTAATCTTAAAGTTTAAATATTCACATAATAAAGGAGGATATTATGAATCAGTTTATAAGATGGTTTCAAAATATGAAAGTAGCAAAAAAAATAATGATTTCATTTTTTATTATATTAATTGTTGCTATTTCAATTATTGGTGGGATATCATATCAAACTGCGAAGAAAAACTTTGAATCGCAAATTATGAATAGCGCAAATGAAAATATTCAAATATTAGACAATCTTATTAATCAAGTAATCGAAGAAAAATTTAATGATGTAAATAATTTTGCAAGAATCATGAAAAGTGACTTGTATGCAGGAGAAAATCATGATGAATTAAAGAAAATGTTATCTCAATATATATTGCTAAATCCGGAGGTTGAAGAGATATATATTGCAGGAAACGACAAGACGTTTGTACAGGAACCGGATGTACAAATGCCGGCAGACTATGATCCGACAACGCGCCCTTGGTATAAGGATGCAATCAGTAAAAATGGTGGCATAATTATAACCGAGCCATATAAAGCAAAGGGAAATGGTCATATTGTAGTAACAATCGCAAAACAAACGGATGATAAAAATGGCGTTGTTGCTTTAGATTTAAGTCTTGACAATTTATTGAAAACATCAAAATTAATTAATATCGGAAAAAAAGGATATGCTTTTATTTTAGATCGCAATCAAAAAATCATCGCTCATCCAGAGGAGAAATCAGGTGAAAAAGCTGCGGACTCTTGGGCAAAACGACTGTATCAAGAAAACCATGGTATGTTTACTTACTCTTATGGAAATAGTGACAAGAAAATGGTATTTGCTACAAATTTAAAAACGGGTTGGAAAATTGGTGGAATAATGTATAGCAGTGAAATCATTGAAGCGGCTCAACCTGTATTTTATAATGCGTTACTTATTATGGTAATTTCCTTACTTTTAGGAGGTACAATCATTTATTTTGTAACCC
The window above is part of the Bacillus cytotoxicus NVH 391-98 genome. Proteins encoded here:
- a CDS encoding transglutaminase domain-containing protein, whose amino-acid sequence is MKKTNKYITAAALCSTIMIGGLQVPSISYAASNQSIVAPSTEAKLLEDFKRELKQKINNREENITLKYNTKESDARSVMNMLYQEYNKIVDADEYIKYNIASTRYSIRGLPGNYTFTLHISYRESKEQTQYVKAQAKAIVNTIIKAGMDEHEKVKAIHDYVVKHVSYDTSYQAYTAYEALANRSAVCQGYTLLTYQLMQQAGIQTRFVTGKGNGQAHAWNLVKIEGKWYHLDTTFDDPVPDKAGRVTYSYYNMTDEQMSKDHEWDRSKYPEATTNYYDELINKIKAGSAKTAVYNQMLKDTNLVYLSTQYGANNYNELKQKLQKEFAAKPQKVELRYKQSMDGTMQDINRALNEISWPKGAKHVSYQVAPYSAMAGYSLATITFTY
- the nadE gene encoding ammonia-dependent NAD(+) synthetase → MTLQEQIMKTLHVQSVIDPKTEIRKRIDFLKDYLRKTGAKGFVLGISGGQDSTLAGRLAQLAVEEIRNEGGSAKFIAVRLPYKVQKDEDDAQLALQFIKPDHSVSFDIAPAVDAFSNQYKDLLGESLTDFNKGNVKARVRMVTQYAIGGQQGLLVIGTDHAAEAVTGFFTKYGDGGADLLPLTGLTKRQGRALLQELGSDKRLYLKMPTADLLDEKPGQADETELGITYDQLDDYLEGKAVPQDVAKKIEKRYLASEHKRQVPASMFDDWWK
- a CDS encoding FtsX-like permease family protein; this translates as MSIRELAFRNVTRNRRIYSAYFLSSAFAIMAFFVYSFFAFHPVLSASQLGQYVFFSMSFAQFIIYVFTFFFILYSMGMFLKTRKRELGILMMLGMTKFELRRLIFFENVMLGIAAIITGILCGMLFSGLLIFVAPLLLQLDLSLSYYVPIKAIGVTSLMFFILFIIISFFSAGLIRKNQIMKLFRGSVKAKPEPKISIIASFLAVLLLSVGYIGALSSHGAMVFIMLVPVTTVVTIGTYFMYKQLSVFMIRRCKKNKRLYWRRTNIITLSDLAYRMRDNARMFFIVTIISTVAFSAIGTLVGFTSMTREMMEKPIAFQYHSGTGNENETEHIQLIEKTLKKYNIPTSKIMIASKRSEDQSMRRASFIKKSDYKVYAKLTGEQEVAFKQNTALFLSNEMPGPPKKERKTIQLSNEEQVLTVKKVKTSTLSKVLLRDVYVISDAQYNALQSGFKEMKDYMYETKETKNEFEAGKEIMEHIKQYQEHSQFYAAAYQSKQALQFAGPILFVGFFIGIVFFVCAGSFLYFRLFSDLDDDYRLFESIRKIGLTSRELSQVVTIRLALLFFVPIGVAALHGGVALTALGQMFDYSLLKENAIVLSIFVGIQMIYFVMIRFRYIKQLKERLRMR
- a CDS encoding MMPL family transporter; translated protein: MWKWLQRITDFASSKKGAKVIVISWIVAMLVLTGISKPAKKYANNVSGDGIPESAASIQAEKQVEKYFPNDKGLPAIIIFHQKEEMKEEQLHSIQEVTKQLQAKKIEHVEKIIPVSEMPVQMLNGFVSEDKTSFILPVTMTSNLEVEEIHNTVKEMKNVLKQELPTNMEAKITGPAGIAADTLEIFKNADLVLLFSTIGLIFILLIVIYRSPLLAIIPLIAAIIVYQMIDRSLGLFGKWGLEIKSQSLSIMSILLFAALTDYALFIFARYKEELQKREDKYESMKQAMRKVGEPIFFSGSTVLASMFMLFFAVYNGYRNFAPLFSVALVVIILGGITLLPALFALFGRKAFWPFIPKVGQRQEKHVIWRKVSHIVVRKPYIVGGAVAIFLVICSLNLFQIQYSFNLLKSFPENLQSRQGYELIEQKYSPGQLAPITVVMAKEEKVTDEEIVQFVGKLAVQKGIERVNPSLEAIQKNTNQLRSKDGKAAKVQLILKDQPYSLQAMDTIQFLQQKENEFVKNGHVYFSGETAKQADLYQINNHDTTCIVVLISILILILLGIQTKSWIAPIYMIGTILLSYCAALGLSMFLFEHIFGYKDMSYRIPLYTFVFLVALGVDYNIMLVSRIKEETAKHPLQVAIENGLTATGGVISSAGIILAATFAVLTTQPLLELFMFGFVVALGVIVDTFLVRTLLVPAIMLILKKWSLWPQKIK
- a CDS encoding S8 family peptidase — protein: MSSSTANKQKGIRLIPFTVNRVVEQANEIPPGVQLIHAPEIWEKSEKGNDIVVAVLDTGCDVNHVDLKDRIIGGRNFTEDYGNDPNNYLDNNGHGTHVAGTIAATENDIGVLGVAPLAKLLVLKVLAGDGSGNYQHIIDAIDYAISWRGPNQERVRIISMSLGGPEDVPELHEVIQKAVKQDVLVVCAAGNSGDCNDRTEELDFPGAYSEVIEVGAVNLERKLACFSNSNQEIDLVAPGEDILSTYPGGKYAVLSGTSMATPHISGALALLIKQCEREYGRRLSEPEIYAQLIKRTVPLGYERTSEGNGLIDLVKEENEKQKVTL
- a CDS encoding DUF4257 domain-containing protein; protein product: MEMYQWLIAVLIGGITGFVSHLINNQGKLLLPRRLKTFFHLGFFTDILAGSLAALLGLVLFDATTIKEIIKVAIVTAISGQTFLLHQALGGEQAKNMQISKADEKIQEIDKLLRR